One genomic region from Strix uralensis isolate ZFMK-TIS-50842 chromosome 19, bStrUra1, whole genome shotgun sequence encodes:
- the LOC141952140 gene encoding beta-keratin-related protein — protein sequence MSCYSPCLPATCGPTPLANSCNEPCVIRCADSSVAIQPSPVMVTLPGPILSSFPQSTAVGSTASAAVGSSLSAASVPIASGGSLGLGGFGWSGLGRGLCGPLGRGNLLC from the coding sequence ATGTCGTGCTACAGCCCGTGCCTGCCAGCcacctgcggcccaaccccgcttgccaacagctgcaacgagccctgcgTCATCCGGTGCGCCGACTCCAGCGTTGCGATCCAGCCCTCGCCAGTGATGGTGACGCTGCCGGGCCcaatcctcagctccttccctcagagcacagccgtgggatccaccGCGTCGGCTGCCGTGgggagctccctcagcgctgccaGTGTGCCCATCgcttctgggggctccctggggctgggcggcTTTGGGTGGTCCGGTCTGGGCCGCGGGCTCTGCGGGCCTCTGGGACGGGGCAATCTCTTATGCTGA